The proteins below come from a single Chryseobacterium sp. MA9 genomic window:
- a CDS encoding low molecular weight phosphatase family protein codes for MYRELLNTVQSLQWENIGPHRKEILEPLISFIQQKVNEGKEINLNFICTHNSRRSHLAQVWAQAASAFFTIPQVHCYSGGTETTALFPKIAETLSEQGFTVFSIAETENPVYAIKYNENSLPVIGFSKKYNSPFNPVSGFAAIMTCSQADGGCPFIPGAEKRIPITFEDPKISDNTPEQRAVYAERSLQIAEEMFYVFSKIKK; via the coding sequence ATGTATCGAGAATTATTAAACACGGTTCAATCTTTACAATGGGAAAATATAGGGCCCCACAGAAAAGAGATTCTGGAACCATTGATAAGTTTTATCCAGCAAAAAGTAAATGAAGGAAAAGAAATTAATCTGAATTTTATCTGCACCCACAATTCACGCCGCAGTCATTTGGCGCAGGTTTGGGCACAGGCAGCGTCTGCTTTTTTTACAATTCCACAAGTTCATTGCTATTCCGGAGGCACGGAAACAACGGCATTATTCCCAAAGATAGCAGAAACTTTATCTGAACAAGGTTTTACAGTCTTCAGTATTGCAGAAACAGAAAATCCGGTGTATGCTATTAAATATAATGAAAATAGCCTGCCAGTTATTGGCTTTTCTAAAAAGTATAACAGCCCATTCAACCCTGTTTCAGGATTCGCAGCAATTATGACTTGTTCGCAGGCAGATGGCGGATGCCCATTTATTCCCGGTGCAGAAAAAAGAATTCCGATCACGTTTGAAGATCCTAAAATCTCAGATAATACCCCTGAGCAAAGAGCAGTATATGCTGAAAGAAGTTTACAAATTGCAGAAGAAATGTTCTATGTTTTTTCTAAAATAAAAAAATAA